The nucleotide window AACTAAATTTTATAGTTCCGCTTTTTTATTATTTGATCTTCGAAAGGACATCTACCGTTTCTTCCAGATAGAAATCTCTTTCAAGATTTTTTCTCCAGTTTTCTGTTTTCTTGGCAAATGCTTCGTCTTTTTTGATTCTTTCCAATTCGTCTGGGTGAACCATAAACTTCAATCCGTTGTTGAACTTGTCCAAACCTTTGAACTTCTCAATTTGTGCTTTACGCGTTTTCATCAGTTCGTTGAATTTGGCTTGGTTCAATGTGATTGTTTCTTCCTTATCAAGTGCTTCTTTCCATTCGGAAGATTCCTGCAACATCTTGTAATTTTGGTTGTTTGCCAATTGCTTATCAAGTTCTGCCTGTAATTGAGGAATATTAAGTCCGGTCAATTTTTTGTAAGAAGTGGTTTCAATCTTATCCCAAGGCAAAGCGAATTGGTCAAAACGTTCTCCTACTTCAGAATATGAGAAGAAATCTTTCATCTTAAGGTCAGATTCCACACCTTTTCTTTGAGTCGATTCTCCAGATATTCTGTAGAATTTCTGAATCGTTAATTTCAAAGCTCCGAAATCATCATTCGTATTCAGGAATCTGTTTAGCTCAACAAACGTCTGAACTGTACCTTTTCCAAAAGAACTTGGCGAACCAATGATCGCTGCTCTTCCATAATCCTGGAACGCACCTGCAAGAATCTCTGAGGCCGAAGCCGATAATTCGTTTTGCATCACAACAAGCGGACCTGTCCAGATAGGTTCATTGGATTTGTTGCTCAAAGTTTGAACTTTTCCACGACTGTCTTTTACCTGAACGTAAGGACCAGCGTTCATAAACAAGCCCATTATATCTCCAACCTCCGTCAAAGAACCACCACCATTGCTTCTAAGGTCTAGGATGATCCCTTCTACATTTTCTTTTTTAAGTTTGATCAATTCTGCTTTGATATCATCGGAAGCATTTCTCCCTTTTGCATCTTCAAAGTCCACATTGAAACTTGGAAGATAGATGAAACCATATTTTTTCCCATTTTTCGCAGTCACCGCAATACTTCTAGCAAAAGTGTCTTCTATCGCTACTTCTTCACGAATCATTGTTACTTCTTTGATGGTTTTGTCAGATTTTTTCTCAACGGTTAAAGTAACAGGTGTTCCTTTTTCACCACGGATCAATCTTACGGCTTCATCAGACAACATTCCGACAACATTCACCGCTTCTTCGTTCGGTTTTGATTTTACCTTAAGGATCTTATCACCAGCACTCAATTGTTTTGATTTCCAAGCTGGCGCACCAATTGTCAATTCTCCAAGATACAGATAACCTCTTTTTTCCTGGATCAAAGCACCAATACCGATCACTTTTCCAGTGAATTGCATATCAAATTCCTCTTTGCTTTTCGGAGAGAAATAGTTGGTGTGCGGATCAAAAACTTCAGTATAAGCGTTCATATAAACTGAGAACCAGTCCATTTTCTTTCTTTTCTTGAATCTTCTGAAAGAATCTGTAATCAGGTCTTTCACTTCCGCAGTTGCTTTCTCACGCTTTTTTTCCATTGAAAGTGGCGTGTATTTGATCGTATCCGGCAGTTTGTTGTTGACGACAGAATCTTTTTTCTTTTTCTGAGATTCTTCTTTGCTGGTCAGCGTTTCCATTTCCTGAAGGATGTTGTACTTAATGTACTTTTTCCATTCTTCACGCTGCTGTTTTGCATCAGCAGGATTCACTCTTTTTTTTGGCTCCAGGATCAATTCGTCATTTTCATCCAAATTGATTGGTTTCGAAAGAATGTCCTGGGTCATTTTGTCGATCTCATCTACACGTTGGTAAAGACGGTCGATCGTCAATTTGTAGAACACAAGATTCCCATTATTAAGATAATCATCCAACTTGGTATTGTGCTTTTTAAACTCGTCAATATCAGACTGTAGGAAGTATCTTTTGGATGCGTCCACGTTTTCCATATATTTATCAAAAACATCTTGGGAATACGCATCATTAATAGGTTTTGGGCTGTAATGAAGGTATGAAAGTGTATTTTTAACGCTTACCATAATGGTCTGCATTTTTTCATCATCATTTTGAGGAGAGTTGAAACAGAACATTAGCGTCATCAGCGGCGCAAACATCAGCAGTTTCTTGAACTTGATTTTTTTGAACATAAATTTTAATCTGTACTTATATTAGTCAAAATTTTATTTTGAATGTTACGTTGGTATTCAAAAACGAAACCAAATTTAACACCTTATTTTATTTTACTCATTATAAATTGGTTATTTTTGAGATAATTTTGAAAATGTCGCAAAAAAGCGAAAGAATATAAAAATAAGATTTATGAGCAAACCATTGATACTGGTAACCAATGATGATGGGATCACAGCACCTGGAATTAGAAAATTAATTAGCATAGTAAACGAAATAGGAGACGTCATCGTGGTTGCTCCAAACTCTCCTCAAAGTGGAAAAGGACACGCCATTACGATCAACTCTACACTTAGCTTCGAAGAATTGAATCTTGATGGTCCACAGAAAGATTTTTCGTGCTCTGGAACACCTGTTGATTGCGTGAAAATGGCTTTGGATAAAATCCTTCCCAGAAGACCAGATATCGTAGTTTCAGGCATCAATCACGGTTCGAATTCTTCCATCAATGTCATCTATTCAGGAACTATGTCTGCAGCTGTGGAAGCCGGAGTAGAAGGTTTGCCAGCCATCGGATTTTCGCTTGGTGATCTGAAATGGGAAGCAGATTTTGATCAGGCTGAAGATTTTATTAAAGATATTATTCTGAAAACCATTGAGAACCCAATGCCAAAAGGTGTTGTACTGAATGTCAATATTCCGAACCTTAAAAAAGAAGAGATCAAGGGCATCAAAGTTTGTAAGCAAGCCAACGCAAAATGGGAAGAAAGTTTCGACGAAAGAATCAACCCGCACGGAAGAAAATATTACTGGCTGACAGGCTATTTCAATAATATGGATCAGTCGGAAGATGCGGACGAAACAGCTTTGACAAATGGATTCATCAGCATTGTTCCAGTGAAATTCGATTTGACGGCTTATGAATATATGAACGAA belongs to Chryseobacterium sp. KACC 21268 and includes:
- a CDS encoding carboxy terminal-processing peptidase codes for the protein MFKKIKFKKLLMFAPLMTLMFCFNSPQNDDEKMQTIMVSVKNTLSYLHYSPKPINDAYSQDVFDKYMENVDASKRYFLQSDIDEFKKHNTKLDDYLNNGNLVFYKLTIDRLYQRVDEIDKMTQDILSKPINLDENDELILEPKKRVNPADAKQQREEWKKYIKYNILQEMETLTSKEESQKKKKDSVVNNKLPDTIKYTPLSMEKKREKATAEVKDLITDSFRRFKKRKKMDWFSVYMNAYTEVFDPHTNYFSPKSKEEFDMQFTGKVIGIGALIQEKRGYLYLGELTIGAPAWKSKQLSAGDKILKVKSKPNEEAVNVVGMLSDEAVRLIRGEKGTPVTLTVEKKSDKTIKEVTMIREEVAIEDTFARSIAVTAKNGKKYGFIYLPSFNVDFEDAKGRNASDDIKAELIKLKKENVEGIILDLRSNGGGSLTEVGDIMGLFMNAGPYVQVKDSRGKVQTLSNKSNEPIWTGPLVVMQNELSASASEILAGAFQDYGRAAIIGSPSSFGKGTVQTFVELNRFLNTNDDFGALKLTIQKFYRISGESTQRKGVESDLKMKDFFSYSEVGERFDQFALPWDKIETTSYKKLTGLNIPQLQAELDKQLANNQNYKMLQESSEWKEALDKEETITLNQAKFNELMKTRKAQIEKFKGLDKFNNGLKFMVHPDELERIKKDEAFAKKTENWRKNLERDFYLEETVDVLSKIK
- the surE gene encoding 5'/3'-nucleotidase SurE gives rise to the protein MSKPLILVTNDDGITAPGIRKLISIVNEIGDVIVVAPNSPQSGKGHAITINSTLSFEELNLDGPQKDFSCSGTPVDCVKMALDKILPRRPDIVVSGINHGSNSSINVIYSGTMSAAVEAGVEGLPAIGFSLGDLKWEADFDQAEDFIKDIILKTIENPMPKGVVLNVNIPNLKKEEIKGIKVCKQANAKWEESFDERINPHGRKYYWLTGYFNNMDQSEDADETALTNGFISIVPVKFDLTAYEYMNELNSIYQ